The DNA region CCACATTACCATTCCGGAGGAAAGGGCAAAGATGGCTGGGTCGGTGACGTTGGAGATGAGAGATTCGAGGCGGGTCCATTTATTGGATGCCTggcggcgctggcggtggaggttcCATGCTGTGCCGATTACCACGTCGATGGCGCGGgtgagggcgaagagggtgaggtcgAGGGTGCGGCCGgcgaggggggtttgggttgtggTGCCGtccaggttggtggtggtggtggtgaaggaggaggtgggtttggattggaggatggcgagggagaggtaggctgaggtgaaggaggcgatGAACCTTGCTAGCCtgtgtgtgatgtgtgtAAGTGGGAGTACTAGCTATGACGAGCAACGGATAGTGATAAAAGTGAACTTGCCTTCTTTTGGCAATGTCAGGTAGGTTCTTGGCGAGACGGTCAAATGCCGCTTTCAATGGCACCTAATGTGTTGACACCGGATCATTAGCTACGCTGGTGGTTGTATGAGAGGCTAGTTAGGTCGAGGCAAGGTAACATCTCCGAAATGTCTATGCATGTCTTGGAGAAAAAGGTGTGGTCACAATTCGAGGTGAGTGCAGGTTGCATATATGTTACACACCTCAAGCAACGTGCTTCCGCCTGCCAGCAGCGCACAGAATGTGGGGAACCTGTGCCAATCAAAACCCCCCTTGAGTGTACGTATGAGCGACGCAAGGAATGTGTCGGTTGACTGCTgttttgttgatggtgatgatgcctCTTGTTTTGGTGTGTCGTAGTGTTTCTTGAACAGGCGCGTCAGGTGCTGAATTAGCAGCGAGGCCAGTCTCGGTGCTACCGTACTTGCATAGCCCAAGAGGTAAGCCCGCACCAGCGGCCGGAGAATAGGGGGAATGCCGGcatcccatcctctcctaTGCTTCCATGGGGGTATGGATTGGATCAGTTGCGCCgctgaggatggtgatgccgcAGAAATAAGTGACGGAGACGGAGCTGCAGCGGGCGAAGCCGGCAGAGAGGattttgctggtggtgccatCCAGACGGCCGGTGTTTGGTGACTTTGGGAGATGAGATATCTGACACGGTACAGTGACACGCTGACACCGAATATGGCCGGACTCGGTCTTACAACCACCGCGGCGGCAGTTTCAACCAAATGAAGGGCTCAAAGAACACAAGATACTCGAACTGaataaccccccctccaaaaaagtGATATTCAATGGCAAGATGTGGTAATACAGAAAgctatttttttttctttttgcacATGAAGAACGTGTTTGAGCGTTGATGTAACGCTGGCAACCCGCCCTGAGGTCGAGCGTGTTCCCGTGAGCCTCGGTCGGTTGGCTGAACCCTACGAATACCGGTCACCACACGACCCCGCGGACGGACCTGGCGGAACAGAGCGGGACGCAAAACGCTGACAACGGACGAGACTGCTCGGAAGGGTCTGTCAAAAATATGATTTGGTTCGGGATTCGAGCATCGCCCTGATCCCTGTCGGCAGATCTCGCTGTGAAGGCATGACGCTGACCTGCAGCGTGATCTCGGCCCTGTGAccgttttgggggggtggccTTGATGACAGGATTGAGCGCCCAGGCGAGCTAGAGCGATGCTTCTCGAACGTTGCGTCTGAATCTCTGGAAAATAAGGACGGCAGA from Podospora pseudocomata strain CBS 415.72m chromosome 3, whole genome shotgun sequence includes:
- a CDS encoding hypothetical protein (EggNog:ENOG503NUNC; COG:S) yields the protein MAPPAKSSLPASPAAAPSPSLISAASPSSAAQLIQSIPPWKHRRGWDAGIPPILRPLVRAYLLGYASTVAPRLASLLIQHLTRLFKKHYDTPKQEASSPSTKQQSTDTFLASLIRTLKGGFDWHRFPTFCALLAGGSTLLEVPLKAAFDRLAKNLPDIAKRRLARFIASFTSAYLSLAILQSKPTSSFTTTTTNLDGTTTQTPLAGRTLDLTLFALTRAIDVVIGTAWNLHRQRRQASNKWTRLESLISNVTDPAIFALSSGMVMWSWFYYPSSLPRAYNKWIDSAAAVDSRLIQALKRCHDGTLRYGEETGQAELLGSMCKDYNLPEVWGDPARSIPFPCEIVHMGCGPSCEYHALSRFVRSFKWAMTTYLPLSLLLALRNPSKKAFRRAVLSAARTSTFLGTFITLFYYGVCLARTRIGPHIIGKGIKERNMIDGGICVGTGCVLCGWSILIEKVGRRKDGGLFVAPRAMATLLPRKYEKTKEWMERVVFAGSTGVVFTCVLEDRGRVRGVLGGLLAGVLNH